One Sphingobacteruim zhuxiongii DNA window includes the following coding sequences:
- the xerD gene encoding site-specific tyrosine recombinase XerD, giving the protein MNWDTVNRDFKRYLLLERGLAENSIVAYQNDVNKLQNYAELHELAIPQITTKELQNFLVWVNEFSISTYSQARLLSGIKTFFKFLQIEYDVEHNPAELLESPRITRKMPAVLSIEEIDQLIAAIDLSTPEGMRNKAILEVLYGCGLRVSELCNLKRSNLYLDVEFIKVEGKGNKERLIPIGQQAIQYLRIYMDEVRVHIPVKPDSEDFVFLNRRGSPLSRVMIFLIIKDLSAKIGLQKEISPHTFRHSFASHLVEGGADLRAVQDMLGHESITTTEIYTHIDKDYLQSVITQFHPRS; this is encoded by the coding sequence ATGAATTGGGATACCGTAAATCGAGACTTTAAAAGATATTTATTACTAGAACGCGGCTTAGCAGAAAACAGCATTGTAGCCTACCAAAATGACGTTAATAAGCTACAAAACTATGCCGAACTGCATGAACTAGCTATCCCACAAATTACCACAAAAGAGTTACAAAACTTTTTAGTATGGGTTAATGAATTTTCCATTTCAACCTATAGTCAAGCCAGGCTGCTTTCCGGTATAAAAACCTTTTTTAAATTCCTCCAAATCGAATATGATGTTGAACATAATCCCGCCGAATTACTGGAATCCCCGAGAATTACACGCAAGATGCCGGCGGTTCTATCCATCGAAGAGATTGATCAGCTAATCGCTGCAATTGACCTATCAACACCTGAAGGCATGCGTAATAAAGCTATCCTCGAAGTCCTCTATGGATGCGGACTACGCGTTTCTGAACTCTGTAATTTGAAACGTTCAAACCTCTACCTCGATGTGGAGTTTATCAAAGTCGAAGGTAAAGGAAATAAAGAAAGACTCATCCCTATCGGACAGCAAGCCATCCAATACCTCCGTATTTATATGGATGAAGTGCGTGTACATATACCGGTAAAGCCTGATAGCGAGGACTTTGTATTCCTCAACAGAAGAGGATCTCCCCTTTCACGCGTGATGATATTCCTCATTATCAAAGACCTATCTGCAAAGATTGGACTCCAGAAGGAAATTAGCCCCCATACCTTCCGTCATAGCTTTGCTTCCCATCTCGTTGAAGGAGGCGCCGATTTACGCGCCGTGCAGGATATGCTTGGACATGAGAGCATTACAACAACGGAAATTTATACCCATATCGATAAAGACTACTTACAAAGCGTCATCACTCAATTTCACCCGCGTTCCTAA
- a CDS encoding TonB-dependent receptor, with amino-acid sequence MSKYLLTVLLFLINITVQAQANRTTQLRGMVADENHQPLSNATITLLDQHVQTTSQANGSFTINNLDPKKTYRLSISALGFETFTQRINLAKDSVLHIHLHQQTTELDGIAVQAMQQAQKSAAQYKLSETQIEESKGKLAAEVFSQLAGVTLLNTGQSISKPVINGLHSSRILLLNQGVKLESQQWGSEHAPELDPFSAEQFEVIKGAQAVRYGADALGGVLIARSENIDPSLIKGRVDLLGQTNGRRGNINAQLEGGISAIPNLAYRIQASTKKIGNTKTANYYLGNTGAQELNFSTALQYHTEKQQWDAYYSRFATELGIFYGAHIGTIDDIFARIEHGKPLEDYGFSYDIAAPKQKVAHQLAKLKYQYQLNENWNLEAQYSWQQNHRREFDMRRAVADDVPMSNMILSTQQFEALLKGKQHTFGIAASSQVNNNVEGTGTTPIIPNYDSYGLGIFGMHEKSWNKIAVEAGWRYDYKHFDAAGYRNRFNQNTNSPEQYLMEDTRNFHNVSGSLGLRYAINPQWTFKSNVGLAWRAPSANELYSDGVHHGAGIYEIGNMNLDPERGYKWVNSISRKADHWRIDIDAYAQYIDNYIYATPNPDSVRQTIRGTFPVFSYEQHNSFFYGLDINAQWEISSMFEYQFQGSIVRAKNSSIDSYLPYIPADRLSQALKWNIENENNTYFKVTHEFVAKQNRYAEGTDYIAPPAAYHLLHANINRSFTIGNNKLNSSLAVDNLLNSEYKDYMDRFRYYAHRPGRNIRLAISYQF; translated from the coding sequence ATGTCAAAATACCTTTTGACTGTGCTCCTGTTTCTGATAAATATCACGGTACAAGCACAGGCAAACCGAACAACCCAATTACGTGGTATGGTTGCTGATGAGAATCATCAACCCCTTTCTAATGCAACAATCACGTTGCTGGATCAGCACGTACAGACAACATCCCAAGCGAATGGTTCGTTTACGATTAATAATTTAGATCCTAAAAAAACTTATAGGTTAAGTATTAGCGCGCTAGGTTTTGAAACCTTCACACAACGCATTAACCTGGCGAAGGATTCTGTGCTACACATCCATTTGCATCAACAAACAACTGAGTTGGATGGCATCGCTGTTCAAGCGATGCAGCAAGCGCAAAAATCTGCCGCTCAGTACAAACTCAGTGAAACTCAAATAGAAGAAAGCAAAGGTAAACTGGCAGCAGAGGTATTCTCACAGCTGGCAGGTGTTACCCTCTTAAATACGGGGCAAAGCATTTCAAAACCCGTTATCAATGGTTTACATAGCAGCCGTATTCTCCTACTGAACCAAGGTGTTAAATTAGAAAGTCAACAATGGGGTTCAGAACATGCGCCAGAATTAGACCCTTTCTCCGCCGAGCAATTTGAAGTCATTAAAGGTGCGCAAGCAGTACGTTATGGCGCTGACGCTCTAGGCGGCGTATTAATTGCCAGATCTGAAAATATAGATCCTTCCTTAATAAAAGGACGTGTAGACCTACTAGGACAAACAAACGGTCGTAGAGGAAACATAAACGCACAGCTGGAGGGTGGTATTTCAGCAATCCCTAACTTGGCCTACCGAATTCAAGCCTCGACCAAGAAAATCGGCAATACAAAGACCGCAAACTACTACCTCGGCAATACCGGGGCGCAAGAGTTAAACTTCAGTACAGCTCTGCAATATCACACAGAAAAGCAGCAATGGGACGCCTATTACTCCCGATTTGCAACGGAACTAGGCATATTCTACGGCGCTCACATCGGTACAATTGACGATATCTTCGCTCGTATTGAACATGGAAAGCCACTGGAAGACTACGGATTCAGCTATGATATCGCGGCTCCTAAGCAAAAAGTAGCCCATCAATTGGCAAAGCTGAAATACCAATATCAGTTAAATGAAAATTGGAACTTAGAAGCGCAGTATAGTTGGCAGCAAAACCATCGCCGTGAATTCGACATGCGAAGAGCTGTAGCAGACGATGTACCCATGTCGAACATGATCTTATCGACACAGCAATTCGAAGCGTTACTGAAGGGAAAACAGCATACATTTGGTATCGCTGCCAGCAGTCAAGTAAACAATAATGTGGAGGGAACAGGCACAACGCCTATTATCCCCAATTACGATAGTTATGGACTAGGCATCTTTGGGATGCATGAAAAAAGTTGGAACAAGATTGCTGTAGAAGCAGGTTGGCGTTATGATTATAAGCATTTCGATGCCGCAGGTTATCGCAATCGCTTTAACCAAAACACCAATAGCCCAGAGCAGTATCTAATGGAAGATACACGTAACTTCCATAATGTATCCGGATCCTTGGGATTGCGATATGCCATCAATCCACAATGGACCTTCAAGTCCAATGTAGGATTAGCTTGGCGTGCGCCTTCCGCGAATGAGCTTTACAGTGATGGTGTACACCATGGCGCAGGTATCTACGAAATTGGAAACATGAATCTTGACCCAGAACGAGGTTACAAGTGGGTAAACTCCATCAGTCGTAAAGCAGACCATTGGCGCATTGATATCGATGCTTACGCACAGTATATTGACAATTACATTTATGCTACTCCCAATCCAGATTCTGTTCGTCAAACTATTCGCGGCACCTTCCCGGTATTCAGCTATGAACAGCACAACAGTTTCTTCTACGGACTCGATATCAATGCCCAATGGGAAATCAGCAGCATGTTTGAATATCAATTTCAAGGAAGCATCGTACGGGCGAAGAACAGCAGCATAGACAGCTATTTGCCTTACATCCCTGCCGATAGATTATCGCAGGCACTAAAATGGAATATAGAAAATGAAAATAACACCTATTTCAAGGTAACACATGAGTTTGTCGCAAAGCAAAATCGCTACGCAGAAGGAACAGACTATATTGCTCCGCCGGCGGCCTACCACCTGCTGCACGCAAACATCAACCGATCATTTACAATCGGAAACAATAAATTAAACAGCTCGTTAGCTGTCGACAATCTATTAAACAGCGAGTACAAGGACTATATGGACCGATTCCGTTATTACGCACATCGTCCCGGTCGCAACATCCGATTAGCGATCAGTTATCAATTTTAA
- a CDS encoding cell division protein FtsX produces the protein MSVIEQGSPRKKTKSVYVSTVISIALVLLMTGLLGLILVHAKNLSRYVKENIVLNVIVNDNVNEGDVLSLQKDLEKDPYVLRSEYVSKELAAKNLKEDLGEDFVEYLGHNPLLPSVDIYLKEQYANGDSIKTFIDKIGKNSRIKEVVYQESLIDMVNKNIRVISIVILAFTVILLIIAVALINNTIRLAIYSQRFLIKSMQLIGATKNFIRRPYIMYGIAHGLIGSLIAILLLIITLHFAQKQVPELVFLRDWYEFAMIFIFVIALGILIAAASTYFAVTKYLRAKSASLYR, from the coding sequence ATGTCAGTGATCGAACAGGGTTCACCAAGAAAAAAAACAAAATCGGTATATGTTTCTACAGTAATCAGTATTGCACTCGTATTATTGATGACTGGTCTTTTAGGTTTAATACTCGTTCATGCCAAAAACCTCTCCCGCTACGTTAAGGAAAACATCGTTTTGAATGTCATCGTCAATGATAACGTCAATGAAGGCGATGTATTGTCGTTACAAAAGGACTTGGAAAAAGATCCTTATGTATTGCGTTCCGAATATGTAAGCAAGGAATTGGCTGCCAAAAACTTGAAAGAAGATTTAGGCGAAGACTTCGTTGAATACTTAGGCCATAACCCACTCCTTCCTTCGGTTGATATCTATCTGAAAGAACAATACGCCAATGGCGATAGCATAAAAACGTTTATCGATAAGATTGGTAAGAACTCACGTATCAAAGAGGTGGTATACCAAGAATCTTTAATTGATATGGTGAACAAGAATATCCGCGTTATCAGTATTGTTATCCTTGCCTTTACCGTTATCTTATTAATTATCGCAGTAGCATTAATTAACAACACCATTCGCCTAGCGATTTATTCGCAGCGTTTCCTGATTAAGAGTATGCAATTAATCGGCGCTACCAAGAACTTTATTCGTCGCCCATATATCATGTATGGTATAGCGCATGGATTGATTGGTTCCCTAATTGCCATCTTACTTTTAATTATCACTTTGCATTTTGCACAGAAGCAAGTTCCCGAACTTGTATTCTTACGCGACTGGTATGAATTTGCAATGATCTTCATATTCGTCATCGCTTTAGGTATCTTAATCGCGGCAGCAAGTACTTACTTTGCCGTTACAAAATACTTACGCGCGAAATCAGCTAGTTTATACAGATAA
- the leuS gene encoding leucine--tRNA ligase: protein MEYNHQSIEQKWQKYWATNQTFKTEESTEKPKYYVLDMFPYPSGAGLHVGHPLGYIASDIFSRYKRLKGFNVLHPMGYDSFGLPAEQYAIQTGQHPAITTETNIQRYREQLDNIGFSYDWSREVRTSNADYYHWTQWIFMKAFDAWYNKAADRAESISTLVDHFASQGSAGIQAESDEEVLSFTADEWNAFSEEVQQTELLKYRLAYLRESTVNWCAALGTVLANDEVINGVSERGGYPVEQKKMMQWSMRITAYADRLLRGLHTIDWPEPLVEMQRNWIGKSVGASVKFPVPQLNENIEVFTTRVDTIFGVSFVVLAPEHELVAALTTDAQRGDVESYIEKTSKKSELDRMADAKTVSGAFTGSYAKHPITGEDVQIWIADYVLASYGTGAVMAVPSGDQRDYLFAQHFNLPIIPISDSQDISEAADPNKDGKYINSDFINGMNYQEAVPALIERLEALKLGKAKINFRMRDAIFGRQRYWGEPVPVYFKNNLPYLIKEEELPLLLPEVDKYLPTETGEPPLGRAEGWKYQDEYDYELSTMPGWAGSSWYWFRYMDPKNENQFASPEAVDYWKAVDLYIGGSEHATGHLLYSRFWNKFLKDMGYHNEEEPFKKLINQGMIQGRSNFVYRLLDEEGRGTNTFVSLGLRDQYKTLPLHVDVNIVSNDVLDLAKFKQFRPDFADAEFILENGKYICGTEVEKMSKSKYNVVNPDDIISQYGADTLRLYEMFLGPLEQAKPWNTNGIEGVYKFLRKVWRLFHDAEGNFHVSDEEPSKAEFKALHKIIKKVEDDIERFSFNTSVSAFMICVNELTDLKCNKRAILQDLIIVLESYAPHIAEELWSLLGNAPGSISYAQYPTFNPAYLVESEFAYPVSINGKMKMNLPLALDLDQPAVEAILKDNAEVQKYIDGKAVKKIIFVKGKIINIVV from the coding sequence ATGGAGTATAATCATCAGTCTATTGAGCAGAAGTGGCAAAAGTATTGGGCAACGAATCAAACCTTTAAAACAGAGGAATCTACAGAAAAGCCTAAATATTATGTGCTCGATATGTTTCCTTATCCTTCCGGAGCGGGTTTACACGTAGGTCACCCACTTGGTTACATCGCTTCTGATATTTTTTCACGTTACAAACGCCTTAAAGGTTTTAATGTCCTGCATCCTATGGGTTATGACTCTTTTGGATTACCGGCAGAACAATATGCGATTCAAACAGGACAACACCCGGCTATTACAACGGAAACGAATATCCAACGCTATCGTGAGCAGTTAGATAATATCGGATTCTCGTATGACTGGTCGCGCGAGGTTCGCACCTCTAATGCGGATTATTACCATTGGACGCAATGGATCTTTATGAAAGCTTTCGATGCTTGGTATAATAAGGCTGCAGATCGGGCGGAGTCGATTTCTACGTTGGTAGATCATTTCGCGAGCCAAGGTTCGGCAGGTATTCAAGCAGAATCGGATGAGGAAGTGCTGAGCTTCACTGCCGATGAATGGAATGCTTTTTCTGAAGAGGTTCAACAAACAGAATTATTAAAGTACCGCTTAGCTTACTTGCGCGAAAGCACCGTAAACTGGTGTGCTGCTTTAGGAACGGTATTGGCGAACGATGAGGTTATCAATGGTGTTTCTGAGCGTGGCGGATATCCTGTAGAACAGAAGAAGATGATGCAATGGTCTATGCGTATTACTGCGTATGCTGATCGTTTGCTTCGTGGATTACATACGATCGATTGGCCAGAACCTTTAGTAGAAATGCAACGCAACTGGATTGGAAAGTCTGTTGGTGCGAGTGTGAAGTTCCCTGTGCCGCAATTAAATGAAAATATTGAAGTCTTTACCACACGCGTGGATACCATCTTTGGTGTCAGCTTTGTTGTGTTAGCACCCGAGCATGAGTTAGTGGCTGCTTTAACAACTGATGCACAACGTGGTGATGTAGAGTCATATATAGAAAAAACATCGAAGAAGTCGGAGCTTGACCGTATGGCTGATGCGAAGACTGTTTCTGGAGCATTTACAGGTTCTTATGCAAAACATCCAATAACGGGTGAGGACGTACAAATCTGGATTGCGGATTATGTTTTGGCGAGTTATGGTACTGGAGCTGTTATGGCCGTACCTTCTGGTGATCAACGTGACTACTTATTTGCGCAACACTTTAATCTTCCTATTATTCCGATATCGGATTCGCAAGATATCAGCGAAGCTGCCGATCCGAATAAAGACGGTAAATATATCAACTCTGATTTTATCAATGGTATGAACTACCAAGAGGCAGTTCCTGCATTGATTGAACGTCTAGAGGCTTTAAAATTAGGAAAGGCAAAAATAAACTTCCGTATGCGTGATGCGATCTTCGGACGCCAACGCTATTGGGGAGAGCCAGTTCCAGTTTATTTTAAAAATAACCTACCTTATTTAATTAAGGAGGAGGAGCTGCCTTTACTATTGCCTGAGGTTGATAAGTATTTACCTACTGAGACTGGTGAGCCACCTCTAGGTCGTGCTGAAGGATGGAAGTACCAAGATGAGTACGATTATGAATTGAGTACAATGCCAGGATGGGCAGGTTCTTCATGGTATTGGTTCCGCTATATGGATCCGAAAAATGAAAATCAGTTTGCATCCCCTGAAGCAGTTGATTACTGGAAAGCGGTAGATTTATATATTGGTGGTTCTGAGCATGCTACGGGTCACTTGTTATACTCACGCTTCTGGAATAAGTTCTTAAAAGATATGGGTTACCATAACGAAGAGGAACCTTTCAAGAAGTTGATCAATCAGGGTATGATTCAAGGTCGCTCGAACTTTGTATACCGCCTATTGGATGAAGAAGGTCGCGGAACAAATACTTTTGTTTCCCTAGGCTTAAGAGATCAGTACAAGACGCTTCCATTGCACGTTGATGTTAATATCGTTAGCAATGATGTTTTAGACTTGGCGAAGTTTAAGCAATTCCGTCCAGACTTTGCGGATGCGGAGTTTATCCTTGAAAATGGAAAGTATATCTGCGGTACGGAAGTCGAGAAGATGTCCAAGTCGAAGTATAATGTTGTGAATCCTGATGATATCATTAGCCAATACGGCGCGGATACATTACGTCTTTATGAGATGTTCTTAGGTCCACTAGAACAAGCTAAGCCATGGAATACCAATGGGATAGAAGGGGTATATAAATTTTTACGTAAGGTATGGCGCCTGTTCCATGACGCAGAAGGAAACTTCCATGTTTCGGACGAAGAGCCTAGCAAAGCGGAATTCAAAGCCCTACATAAGATCATCAAGAAAGTGGAAGATGATATCGAACGTTTCTCTTTTAATACGTCCGTTTCAGCCTTTATGATCTGTGTTAACGAGCTAACCGACTTGAAATGTAATAAACGTGCAATCCTCCAAGACTTGATTATCGTATTGGAATCCTACGCGCCACATATCGCAGAGGAACTGTGGAGTTTATTAGGTAATGCGCCAGGATCTATTTCCTACGCACAATACCCAACATTCAATCCTGCATACTTGGTAGAAAGCGAGTTCGCATATCCTGTATCCATCAACGGAAAGATGAAAATGAACCTTCCATTAGCATTAGATTTAGATCAACCGGCTGTGGAAGCTATCCTGAAAGACAATGCCGAAGTACAGAAATATATCGACGGTAAAGCCGTGAAGAAGATTATTTTTGTGAAAGGGAAGATTATTAATATTGTAGTTTAA
- a CDS encoding M16 family metallopeptidase, with the protein MKILKPLALAFLLPFTAEVATAYESSPLISEAKVILQKDSLRWDAKLPFDSEVKTGKLKNGFTYYIRKNVEPEKRVTMYLAVKVGSILETDKEQGLAHFLEHMNFNGLKHFPKNELVNYLQKAGVRFGSDLNAYTGFDETVYQLPIPSDDPELLKNGLQVMRDWAQDAMLEDSEINKERGIIMEEMRGGRGAMQRMRDQFFKVLMNGSRYANRLPIGTEEVVMKFDPKLIRQFHQDWYRPDLQSIIIVGDVDPAQMESEVKRLFSDMRVSNKPKERPKYKIDLINKNQFIKVTDPEMTYTIGQVIIKHPEDKINTVGDYRRSLMKSLYNQMINARLGELSQSANPPFLQGSIDISDFIGDLENLSAYFVSKPGQFEEGFKTLVRELDRVDKFGFTETEFQRAITAFNKNNETAYTERSKKKSDNYVNTYLDHFLNDGPALSNEDRYQINKQLLPGLTRKEVEAIGQKYYVDSNRDVVILAPDAEKDKLPDEQTVNSWFADVDKEQLTVYDDKVSDLPMLSKEPVKGTITSEKSIDKIATKEFVLSNGVKVVLKPTTFKNDEILINAVSPGGTSLYPDADYMSASFAGNLINSSGIGQLNTFELQKYLTGKNANISPFISERSEGLSGSSDKEGLKTAFEMIYGYFTEPRIENDVFQGIISKQVDMLANRENDPNFVYSKATINALYGDNIRRTPYGKAELEKVSQERALEIYKDRFSDASDFTFFIVGSVTEEEIKPYLENYLAALPSKGRKEASKDLGIYEPAKGKEVVVNKGKEAKANVRLSIYGDYTYNDVENINMDALEKVLSTRLLERLREEESGVYGTGARVGYSKNPKPRYSVHVSFGTSVDKYQSLINSALDEFKKIKANGPSQTDLDKFKIEEQRQLELSLKENGFWVNQLVTAYQLGEDPTYITRYLQDLDKVTVKSVKDAANKYLKEDRLFKFILLPDAPAK; encoded by the coding sequence ATGAAAATTCTAAAACCTTTGGCTCTAGCCTTCTTGCTACCCTTCACTGCGGAAGTAGCAACTGCTTATGAGTCAAGTCCATTAATCTCTGAAGCGAAAGTAATTCTTCAAAAGGATTCTTTGCGTTGGGATGCGAAGCTTCCCTTCGACAGCGAGGTTAAAACTGGCAAACTTAAAAATGGATTCACGTATTACATCCGTAAGAATGTGGAGCCAGAAAAGCGCGTGACGATGTACTTGGCTGTCAAAGTCGGTTCGATTCTAGAAACTGACAAGGAGCAAGGTTTAGCTCACTTTTTGGAGCACATGAACTTTAACGGCTTAAAGCACTTTCCAAAGAACGAGTTAGTCAACTATTTACAGAAGGCAGGTGTTCGTTTTGGTTCGGACTTAAATGCTTACACTGGATTTGATGAGACAGTTTATCAATTGCCTATCCCATCGGATGATCCCGAGTTATTGAAGAATGGACTTCAAGTAATGCGCGACTGGGCACAGGATGCAATGTTAGAGGATAGTGAGATCAATAAAGAACGTGGTATTATCATGGAGGAGATGCGTGGGGGTCGCGGAGCGATGCAACGTATGCGTGATCAATTCTTCAAAGTGTTAATGAACGGTTCGCGTTATGCAAATCGTTTACCGATTGGTACTGAAGAGGTGGTGATGAAGTTTGATCCTAAATTAATTCGTCAGTTCCACCAAGATTGGTACCGTCCGGATCTTCAGTCGATTATCATTGTCGGTGATGTAGATCCTGCTCAGATGGAGAGCGAAGTTAAGCGTTTGTTTTCGGATATGCGCGTTAGCAATAAGCCGAAAGAACGTCCTAAATATAAGATTGATTTAATCAATAAGAATCAGTTTATTAAGGTTACTGACCCTGAAATGACCTATACAATCGGTCAGGTGATTATTAAACATCCAGAAGATAAAATCAATACGGTTGGTGATTACCGTCGTTCCTTGATGAAATCGTTATACAATCAGATGATTAATGCGCGTTTGGGTGAATTAAGTCAATCGGCAAATCCTCCATTTCTTCAAGGTAGCATAGATATCAGTGATTTTATTGGTGATTTAGAGAACCTATCGGCTTATTTTGTTTCTAAACCAGGTCAGTTTGAGGAGGGTTTTAAAACGCTTGTTCGCGAGTTAGATCGTGTTGACAAATTTGGTTTTACAGAGACTGAATTCCAACGTGCTATCACTGCTTTCAATAAGAATAATGAAACAGCTTATACGGAAAGAAGTAAGAAGAAGTCAGATAATTATGTAAATACTTATTTAGATCACTTCTTAAATGATGGTCCAGCGTTAAGCAATGAAGATCGTTATCAGATTAACAAACAATTGCTGCCAGGCTTGACGAGGAAAGAAGTTGAAGCTATTGGTCAGAAATACTATGTCGACAGCAACCGTGATGTCGTTATTTTAGCACCGGATGCTGAGAAGGATAAATTGCCTGATGAGCAAACGGTTAACAGCTGGTTCGCGGATGTCGATAAAGAGCAATTAACAGTATACGATGATAAGGTTTCTGATTTACCAATGCTTTCTAAAGAGCCAGTAAAAGGAACGATTACATCGGAGAAATCAATTGATAAAATTGCTACGAAAGAATTTGTTTTAAGTAATGGTGTTAAGGTTGTATTGAAGCCTACGACCTTTAAGAACGATGAGATTTTAATCAATGCAGTTAGTCCAGGTGGTACATCTTTGTATCCTGATGCGGATTATATGTCAGCATCTTTTGCCGGAAACCTAATCAACTCGAGTGGTATTGGACAGTTGAATACTTTTGAATTGCAGAAGTATCTAACAGGTAAGAATGCGAATATTAGTCCATTTATCAGCGAGCGTTCGGAAGGACTTTCAGGAAGTTCGGATAAAGAAGGATTGAAGACAGCATTCGAGATGATCTACGGTTACTTTACTGAGCCTAGAATTGAGAATGATGTATTCCAAGGTATTATTAGTAAGCAAGTGGATATGTTAGCGAATCGTGAGAACGATCCGAACTTTGTCTACTCAAAAGCGACTATCAATGCGTTGTATGGCGATAATATCCGTCGTACACCTTATGGTAAAGCGGAGCTAGAGAAGGTTAGCCAAGAGCGTGCTCTAGAAATCTACAAGGATCGTTTTTCTGATGCATCTGATTTTACATTCTTTATCGTTGGTTCCGTAACTGAAGAAGAGATCAAACCTTATTTAGAGAACTACTTAGCAGCATTACCTTCAAAAGGACGTAAAGAGGCATCTAAAGATTTAGGTATCTACGAGCCTGCAAAAGGTAAAGAAGTGGTGGTTAACAAAGGTAAAGAGGCAAAAGCGAATGTTCGCTTGTCGATTTACGGAGACTACACATATAATGATGTTGAGAATATCAATATGGATGCTTTGGAGAAAGTATTGTCTACTCGTCTATTGGAGCGTTTGCGTGAAGAGGAGAGTGGTGTATATGGTACAGGCGCACGCGTTGGGTATTCTAAGAATCCTAAGCCTCGTTACAGTGTTCATGTTTCCTTTGGAACAAGCGTAGATAAATACCAGTCGTTAATCAATTCGGCTTTAGATGAGTTTAAGAAAATCAAAGCAAATGGACCGTCACAAACTGACTTAGATAAATTTAAGATTGAAGAGCAACGTCAATTGGAATTAAGTCTGAAAGAAAACGGATTCTGGGTTAATCAATTGGTTACTGCGTATCAATTGGGTGAAGATCCAACTTACATTACACGTTATTTACAGGATTTAGATAAAGTAACGGTAAAATCGGTGAAAGATGCGGCAAACAAATACTTGAAAGAGGATCGTTTGTTTAAGTTTATTCTATTGCCAGATGCACCTGCTAAATAA